One Lytechinus pictus isolate F3 Inbred chromosome 11, Lp3.0, whole genome shotgun sequence genomic window, CTGTctgaattgaaatgaatccaatgaccggggtaataatatgctgtaacgcgctttgagccattctgtgaaaagcgctttataaaaaaaaatggctattattattattattataattgttatttagGGATTCTATATGGTCGATACCCAGTAGCTAGCCAGATTTGAAGAGAAGAATGGCCGTCCGTCCGACGTAGAAGTAGATAAAATGATTCTTCTCATGTGTCACGTGACTGCCATAGTTACGACCCACAATGCAATGCCAGGTTGGCTCGTGCTTTGTGTCGAATTCCTTCTTGAGTTCGGCAGCGATGTCCTTCTCGAGTGGTTTGTTCTGTTTATCGCGAAGCATTGCCAACGCGAGTTCGACGGCGTCATCTTCCATCTCTTTGCTCATGTCGGAATTCTTGATTTCAAACTCCTTGTCGGGCTTTCCGGAATAGCTTGATCCTCCTCGGTTCATCTATAGAGTTAGGGATGATAGATAAAAGAAAACACATCGTTATTAATGTGAAATCATCTTCAAATTGTAGTAGTAAGGTTGGACAAAAAAAGGCCCAATTGTTAACCatcactgggcaacatactgtccacacaactatggTTAAagtctgtccaaattgggtaataaaaacttaaaattgggtaataaatttgctcaattggataataattgcccaaaatataaatattttttaccaacatacattacccaaaaCAGTGGACAGcgtgttgcccaacattttaagtgtatAGGATTCCATATAATCAGGGGAAGATGGTAGAATAATGATCCATAATTCAGTTTGCAAGAAATTACGTAATTGTCCACTTTTTTATAAgtcaaataatttttctttttaaaatacgGTGCGTGGGTCTGAAAATCGTTCATAGCGCCATAATTTTACTATCGTCggtggccaatttgaagaaaactTCCCTAATTTTTTGACGAGTCTGAGAGCGAACTTTGTCACATCTTTGGATACTTAGAAAATAACAGAAATACTGTCCATCAATAGCCAAACCTAAATGGCATGTATTGGCCATTGAAATCATTTGACATCCACTGGCTCCCAATAAATCAAGCAGACTATATAAGATTATAATAAATATGTCATGATTATACGAAACCGAATTGAAGcactgaagaaaaaagtaatataaCATAAGATCTATAAAGCAAATACTATCATCACcaaacacttaaaatgttggggaGCATTCTGTCCACTTTGTTGGGTAATGTACgttggtaatatatatatatatatatatatgtatatatatgtatacgtTTATATTAAAAAGGTAAACATTAAAAAGGGCGTCATCAACTTGAAAAGGGCCACAATCTAGATttccaccaaataaaaaagaaaaattatttcttgTTCTCAAACTACTTTGGCTATACCAGCATGCTTTTAAACAGGCACATCTTTGAAAGATGCCGGTAGCACTGAGATGGAATTTATTAGAAAAAGAACAGTAATTCGTCCTaagacaaaatgacaaaaacggaaaaagggagaaagagagaaacgagggagaaagaaagggaatgattacaaatattgaaaatacatgGTTGTAGGATCTTTAGAACTCTAAAAATATCAAGATGCTTtccacacacacatgcacaaaaatgaaataattaactTCTTCACTTACGATTAAGTCTTGGGTGATTAAAATCGGTGAACTAAAATAAACAAGTTGCGGAATATTCTTCAGAGATGCTGTCCTGACGATTGTGAATCTCAAAATGGACCTCTGGTGCAACTCTCCGTCTCAATAATTACAAACTGTCATTTTCCGAAGACTAATCTTTCAACGAGCTGTCCCCGCCTAGAAAACTGACGTTTAGAATAGAAAACAATTCATTGACACCCTTCGTGATAGTGTTTGACTCGCTCCGTACTCACAACCAATCGCATTTCAAAACACacgagggggagggggagacaGTATATGAGTCAAAAGGTTTGAGGGGCACAACATGGTATATAGggtgatatttctttttttttaaacgagaGCGAGTGAGCAAGTGAGCGAATTTCTGACGTTTTGGAAATGAAAATCTATGTTTACTATAGATATCGACAttctgctttttctttttcaccTTGATCGTGGAACTTTTGGGGGCGGGGAGTATAGGAAAAGATGACTTTGGCAAaatcgatattttttttaatatttgggACGGAGGGGATCCAGTGCCCCTAAaaaaattttatgaataatcaAACTTAATTTAATCCCATTTTTGTCTATAGAATGAGAACCCAAGAAATATCTACTTTATACTGTTTGACATTTAGGTTGCTTAAAAGGTTATAATCCACGCagtgaaatattaaaataattcatttaataACAACAAAATGCAGATTCTGCATTTGGGCACGCATACCTTTCCCCGTATTTCTAATTATAAGGGACAAACTGGCAGAAAGGTATATCGATATAAATTATGTATAATCGCATCCACCATTTGGAAAATATTAAACGAGCACTTGAATAtttcaaagcattttttttatttcacaagcATATTTCAACGATGTATTTTGAGAAGGTGTTGGCATGGGATCACACTGAGAATACTGTCTATgaaattttccttttctccgTGGCTTGTAACAAAATATTACTATTTTTCAAAGTGTTTCTTTTAACCCCTGCATGCTGCCGACCTTCACGagtatatttcacaaaatatattataaatgGTGTGTTGTTCCTCAGGCTATACCCTTGCCTCGTAGCTTTTAACAAAATGCGACCATCGCCAAAGGTGTGAATTATACCTCACACAGGACAATATGGTATTTTGTAAGTAAATAACGCCGATGATATGAAATCTCCCACACACTTAATCATTTCAAATGACAAAAAAGTTAATGAAGAGTCGACACGGGCAGTGAAATTCCTTGCGTAATGATTtaacataattaaaataatacttTGGAATTATAAAGAATCGTTGATTTTGCAATTGACcacattttctctcttttttttagtttatgaatagcattttattgcatatttCTATACGGGGCAAGCTTCCCTTAAAATAAAGCATTTgatactttcatttaaaaatagatGTTTATCAATTAAACTTGATTACGGGTCGAATTGTCCTACAATAAAAACtttgaatagaatagaatataaTTAGCCAttgataaatgataattatagaTTCTGCTCAAAACTGAATAAAACCTAATTAATTAGGCTGCATGCAGAGTCCTTTCTGGACTACAACAgagggaggagaagaagaagaacaagaacaacaacaagaagaagaaggacacacgaaggagaaggagaagaagaagaacaagaagaggaggaagaggaggaggaggaagaagaagaagaggaagacgaaGGAGAAGGGTTTTTTATAGGCCAATGCATAATGTGTCGTCCCTTTAGATGTTTTTATCTTTACTTACACAAATGTGAATGTAAACTTTTCAAGatcatattttgtaattttccttattgtaattatcattcttattaacTGACGTATATCAACCATTTTGTATgtaaattgaattcaatttgaagttcactatttcaatttaaaaaaaccgAGTATGTGAATACATATTTGGTTTTCACAATCAACCAACAAAATCAATATAAgttatcaaccaatcaatcgaTAAATCAACCAAACAATCAatctttcaatcaatcaatcatcagATCTATTATTCAACCAACCAATCTATCAATCTaaacaaccaaccaaccaatcaacctGTAAACCAAAACAATCA contains:
- the LOC129271033 gene encoding dynein light chain 1, cytoplasmic-like; the encoded protein is MNRGGSSYSGKPDKEFEIKNSDMSKEMEDDAVELALAMLRDKQNKPLEKDIAAELKKEFDTKHEPTWHCIVGRNYGSHVTHEKNHFIYFYVGRTAILLFKSG